The Phaeodactylum tricornutum CCAP 1055/1 chromosome 2, whole genome shotgun sequence DNA window AAAAGGCTGTACGCTGAGGGTGACAGCGGTTGCAAGCCAAACTCAATGTGTTATGGCGCTGTGATTCAGGCAATCGTACGTGGGGGCAAAAGCGACGCTCCTTTGAGAGCCGAAAAATATCTCAATGAGATGATTTCCCAAAGCGAGTTGGATGCAAAGCAAGTTCAAATGGCATTTGCCGCAACAATTAGTAGTTGGGCGCATGCTTCGTATCAGTCAGAAAACGTTCTGAGGGCAGAAGCGCTACTTGACACAATGACCGCTTTTGGGAGCAAGCGCGGACAGCAGTTTCTTCCGGGCCTACGAGTTTACACAGAAGTGCTTATAGCGATTTCGAAAAGCGAACCTCGCATAAGGGCCAAAAAAGCAACAGCTCTATCTCAATCAATGCAAGCGAATAGCATTTTTCCTGATGAAATCTGCGAAAGAATATTTAACGCTTGTTTCATCCGAAAGAGAAGACGATGAGAAGAATTTTTTATCTACAAAAGCAACTTTAAAGCTAGTGCATTTGAGAACGACTGGCCATTGGTTTGCTTGCTATGAAATGGGCTCGGGACGGTGGCCGGAGTGGTCGAAGGCTGTATCCTGGGAAGCACACTTGGGGTTAGTCCGGGACCCACCCGACGGCTGAGTACTCGGTCAAGTGGAATCGGAGCTGGTGGAGAATATATCTCGTGTTAGTAAGGATTGTCATTTACAAGGAAGACGCTATTTATTCTTCTCTAGAGACATGCTCCTAagtctttccaaaaggaGATGGCCTTCCACGGTGCAGGATTCGAACGCATGCCCATCATTTTCGAgagtaacagtaagtaagCCTTGACAGAGAAGCCGACTCATATTGTAGAAAACAATTGAAACGGAAACGTTGCTTTAAGATGCGGTGGATAGGCTCGAATTATCGTCTTTATTGCGAAAGCTACCGTACATATACACAAACTTCGGAATTCGCTGTCGAAGGAGATAACATAACGAAACAAGAACGCTCAAGCTGTCGAAGCGGAGCCACTTTTCAATGTTCTTGTTGAAAATATGCCTATTGATGTATTGTGTTGATTCAAATCGCGTTTTCAAGCCTCGCCATTTCGTATCTCTCTTTTATATGTAGAGCAACAATCCGATATCGTAGTCTTCCCTGAGGCTATCGATCAGCAGCACGCGATTGTACACTAATTCCATTAAGCTTGTTGCCAGTCAGTTGATCGAGAAAATTGACCCCAATACCCAACATAGCACCCGACACCGCGCAACATGTAAAGAATAGCTCCACATAGGGGATGTAGCAATGCCCCGACGATGTATATATGGAGGCAATCGCCATTGGTACCAGGGTCAATCCAATATTTTGAATAGATGTGATCACGCCAAAGGCGACTCCGGTGCTTCTTTGCGGGACCGTCAGCGTTATGCTGGGCCAAAGAACGGAAGAATACAAGGCGTATGCAAGACCTTGACCAATTAATGGTATTGCCGGTCTGAAAGTCGTGAATGCCATAGTGGAATGTACTCCAATGAGAAGAAAGGATGCCACGAACGTAATGGTAGCTCTATGTCCAATGCGGTCAACGACACCACCAAGAAAAGGGGAGAGACAAGCCGATATCGAATACGGAATCGACATGACACGGCCTGCAGATTCTGAAGCCTTCCCGAGAGCCTGACAGTAGTCTTTAACACAATCTTCCGACCAGAACGGCTTGTCGCAGTCAACATCGGCGGCGGATAAATGATCTATCAAAATATCTGGCTTCCCGTCCATTCCGGAAACGTTCAGTGATGACGGTAGGACTGGAGCAAAATTGGATCCTGAGCACGTATTACCGTTTGCATCAATCGCTGGATTGGAAAAATTAAGAAGGTTTCCAGCTGAGCATTGATCGGGAAAGGTCAAATGGCACTCGGCAGGTGGGGCCTGGAATAAATCTCGCTCTAACAGAATCCCAGAAGCAACATTGTTCCAAGGTAAGATGCAGGCGTAAACTGTGAGGCAGGACGCTGACAACAACCAAAACATAGGGCTAAATTGTCGAAAGCCCATTCTGCTGACCGGCCTTTGTCCGCCCCTATTTGTTCCTTCATGTTCGATTTGCTGTAAAAGTAGTGGCTGAGCAAGATCTGACGGATTGTCACTGGCATCCATAGCTAATGATATCGAACTGTGTTGGGCGTCCACATTCTTTATTCCAGCTGCCACGACTACAGCCATGAAATTCAAGGCCACTCCCGCCCAAAGCGCCCAAGGTGTCgagaaagagttggcgatAACAGGACTTGCCAAATTGTTAAAAACAGACCCCAATCGGCTAATTGCCAACGCAATCCCGAAGGAAAACGCAAGCTCTTTGCCAGCAAACCACTCTGTTAGTAGTGTTGAATACGCCACACATATGCTTTCGCCTCCGATACCGTACACAGCTCGCCCCAGGAGCATAAAGGTCCAGTTTCTGTAGGCGGTTCCGGCTGCGAATATGAGTTGTCCCAGAAAACAAAATGCTGCGAAGATCATGAGGCAGTAAGACGCGCCCATTTTATCAGTAAAGTAGCCACCAAAGAATGGTAGAATAACGTTTGGGAATGAATACAAAGTATACAGAAGATTGAAGCGGAGCTCAAAGGCTGAATCGTTCATGTAGTTCTTCAAGTTCTGGTGCAAGGCAGCCGGAATGTCGAGTGAGTAGTAAACACACGTCATCACAAGGCAGGTCGCGAAAAGAACGAGCCAACGGAAATACATGGAAGGTTCTCTTTGAACGGGGTCTTCGGCACCGGTCGGCCTCAATACGTCTTCACTTAAGATCTCATCGGGTAGCTGATGCTCCTCGCAACCTTCACTTCCTTCCTTGCTACAGTTGTTAACCATTCTCCAGCTTGTGCGTTCAAGAATGGACAACAAACAGACAAGTCGAGAGCTCAGGGGCTgatcttgactgtgagaaatgACATCAAATGTATATCCGGGTTTACAGCTACTGGAAGGGAAAAGACCGATTAGTTCCCCTCTATATTTTTAGGCTCTTCATCGTACGGCATGTATCTGAAATTAGCATAAGAGGAGCTCCAAGGATGAATAAGCTATATGATGAGTATTTTCGAGATTGCGCTACGTGTAAAGGCTGGGCCGAGCTGAACAGGCTGGTGGTTACAATTTCCGAAAATTATGCTTGCGCCGGGCATCCAGCGATGAACTGACAATGAGCGGCAGAAAAATCGATCGGTGTGACGAGCAGTTCATCCTCGCAAATCCACTGCAGGTTGTCCCACACGAGAGCTATCCTTCAAATTGCATTCTATAGACGCTAAGAGTGAGCCTTGTTAGCGCTGGAAGTTTTTGCAATGGCGGCATCATCACTCGGTATAGAGCCTCTGACCCAAAAGGCCCTTTTAAGAATTCCATCGACCTGCAACTCCTGAGGCACACTGAAGTCTCCCACTATTGCATAAACGATGAAATGAGGTATTAACTGGTTAACCATCGTATGTCGACAACAAGCGATGGTAGCAGAAAAGAATTTATTCGGCCTTCTTTACTCCACCACCGGAAAGCTAGCCATCTTCAGAATAGCGCACATTCCAAACTCGTTCTTCCCACCACGGCCGAGCTTCACATAGCCCTTGTCGCCCCATGTCTCGCCCCAGCTATAGAAGGATAGAGCAACATTAGTGTTCTCGTTTTCAAGTCGTGcgcacaaacacacacactcgaAGACTCTTTTCAACTTACGAATTCTTGACAAGGAAGTAAGGCTCGTTCGTGTCGACATCCGTTCCATATCCAACCGCCAGTACACCGTGATCAATACTGGCGCGGCTACCACAGGAATCGTCGGTCAGCACACCATTCTTGTAAAACTGGAAGACAAATTGCGAAGCCTGAATCGCTACACTGATGGGTTGCATCGCAATCGCTGAAAGAAGGGCTTTTTCATCGCCTGGCGGGACATCGATGAACGTCTTAACCCCGCTACCTTCCACCTTGGTGCAGTTCGTCATACAAGTTCGGCTCTGTTTCGCCAGGTAAGGATATTCCTCTTCCGAGCAGAGGCCTGCTTCTGACATGTCAAACTTGAAGGCGTTGTCCATGAGTCCGCCATTGCATCCCAGATCAACCTTATCGCAGTCAATTAAGTGTTGTTCGGACAGCGCCACCAACTCGCCAGTCTTGAGAAACTTGGCTCCTTCCAAGGCACCAGTCGTGGAAAATGCCCAGCAGGAACCGCAGGCCCCCTGATTCTTCATTGGAGTCACCGCCCCCGCTTGAACCCAATTCATGTAGTCTGGAAGGGTCAAAGGAGCTTGTTCTTCCCACAAACGTCGACGCTCTGCGGTTGAGATTTGCTGGTCGGGGTCCATAATTTTGGCCTGCGCCGCCTCCTTTTGTCGAACGCTTGCGTAAGGACCCAAACGAAAGTACTGAGCAAACTCGTCTTCCGTCATGTCGGAGAATTCATTGTGCCCGAGGGCGAACGAGGGAGTCGGATTTTGGTTATTGTGCGCTTCGATCCGTTCTGTTTGCGAGAGATGTCGAATAGAAACGGGTGAGTGAGTGCGTGTAGGAATTTATGAGATATTGACAGAACATTCCGTTGCTTATGAAATTCGCCGTGGGATGCTACGTGTTCAACGGAATCTGAAATTTCTGACGTCAAAAATATGGCCCTAGAAACAGAACTGGACGCCATGGAGGCAAAGAGACGGCGCACGAGAGTGCTGACGCTTTTCCACTCTGATCCCCAACTAACTATTCCATATGCTGATTCAGGTACGTACCATCATTGTTCAACCAGATATTTAGACGTTCCATCTTGTTGTCGTGTGAGTCGTACATCTTTTGGTGAAAATCCACCCATCCCTTAAACTTGCTCATCAGTTCTACCGACAAGCTGGCCTCGCTTTCAACACGGGTAGCGCCGGAAGCGGTGAGAAAGAGGAGTGTGATGGAAGGGATACGCCacatgatgatgaagaagaaagaagatGAACGCGAGAAAAGGGTCAGAGTGGGAACGACGTCGCAAAAAGTTGTGATGTCAAAAGAAGTACAACACAATCCCGAATGCGTCTTGGACGGTTTTTCGTTCGCTCTTCCGGTGTCGCTATGGCACTGTATCTTTCCTACCGCGTTCTGTGGAGGACGGATTTTTGCTTGCCTTGGCGCGTGCCCTCTCCGGTGGGGTCTTCGttcctcacagtcacaaTCACTGACCGAACTGCGTCACACGGTCTGTAAGTAGCCCGATTCTTGATTTCGGATTTTGATAATTTGCGTTTCAAAATTTCTGTCTGTGAGTTCCACCTTGCaggactcacagtcagtcaatgCAACGCAATCCAATACAAACGATGTATACACTCCATTGACGAACAACACGGTTTTCGACGATGGTGAATGTCAATACTACAAGAGCGCCGACTATACCATACACAGGCGGTGCGACGTCCGCCCAGGCGTGGGCAATCCTGGCGCGGCACGCTCGCGACGACATCGCTCACCTCCGCTTGCAAGAACTGTGTCGGGATACGGATCGGGTCGCGTCGCTCGTGGCTGTCTACAATACCACGTCGGAAAACTCATCCGTCACGACCTCTCAGCCGGATGCGGTGGAACAGCGGATGCTCATTGTGGATATATCTCGCCAAATCCTAACTCTGGAAACGCTGAATCATCTGTTAAAACTAGCAATGTCCCGGAATTTACGGCAATTCATTGTGCAGCTTGCTTGGGGCCAGAATTCACCACACAATCCGTCGATTCCGGCACAGCTACGAAAAAGTGGCTCTGGACGTAGTGGTCCCAGCAATACAAAATCCACCCGTTTCCAAGAGTCGGATAACGGCGTGGGTCGCC harbors:
- a CDS encoding predicted protein produces the protein MVNNCSKEGSEGCEEHQLPDEILSEDVLRPTGAEDPVQREPSMYFRWLVLFATCLVMTCVYYSLDIPAALHQNLKNYMNDSAFELRFNLLYTLYSFPNVILPFFGGYFTDKMGASYCLMIFAAFCFLGQLIFAAGTAYRNWTFMLLGRAVYGIGGESICVAYSTLLTEWFAGKELAFSFGIALAISRLGSVFNNLASPVIANSFSTPWALWAGVALNFMAVVVAAGIKNVDAQHSSISLAMDASDNPSDLAQPLLLQQIEHEGTNRGGQRPVSRMGFRQFSPMFWLLSASCLTVYACILPWNNVASGILLERDLFQAPPAECHLTFPDQCSAGNLLNFSNPAIDANGNTCSGSNFAPVLPSSLNVSGMDGKPDILIDHLSAADVDCDKPFWSEDCVKDYCQALGKASESAGRVMSIPYSISACLSPFLGGVVDRIGHRATITFVASFLLIGVHSTMAFTTFRPAIPLIGQGLAYALYSSVLWPSITLTVPQRSTGVAFGVITSIQNIGLTLVPMAIASIYTSSGHCYIPYVELFFTCCAVSGAMLGIGVNFLDQLTGNKLNGISVQSRAADR
- a CDS encoding predicted protein, coding for MWRIPSITLLFLTASGATRVESEASLSVELMSKFKGWVDFHQKMYDSHDNKMERLNIWLNNDERIEAHNNQNPTPSFALGHNEFSDMTEDEFAQYFRLGPYASVRQKEAAQAKIMDPDQQISTAERRRLWEEQAPLTLPDYMNWVQAGAVTPMKNQGACGSCWAFSTTGALEGAKFLKTGELVALSEQHLIDCDKVDLGCNGGLMDNAFKFDMSEAGLCSEEEYPYLAKQSRTCMTNCTKVEGSGVKTFIDVPPGDEKALLSAIAMQPISVAIQASQFVFQFYKNGVLTDDSCGSRASIDHGVLAVGYGTDVDTNEPYFLVKNSWGETWGDKGYVKLGRGGKNEFGMCAILKMASFPVVE